In Plasmodium yoelii strain 17X genome assembly, chromosome: 6, one DNA window encodes the following:
- a CDS encoding phosphoinositide-binding protein, putative codes for MEEHSYYEFRDNLIINIIRTNDVNKPFYSYTEYILEFKVLNSQKILKKRFSDFVAFYEKLKDELYTKFNENLEKIAVIPTKKVFGRLNYNFVEERRQKLELFLRNVTKYKKAYLCDIFYVFLSLDNITKYLYKLMCTETNDAISIENLLKQINYILFMSRNNTLRSAECDIINFLFYLKNNLKLNNDVKFFILNIFLHHLTYTKNSENLLNVPLMKFAFEVIYDNLKGKQINEILLKTASEIILRIADKKNEVFLEYLKIYNFKEICSIFNIINKKKEKEKKKKQKKKEKKTNTLKIDNISCNIYILISLLLLSSIHIPEIQDFFSVKYNNTNKGIQILGYMYESLNINIQIICCIILSLLIINKKIIDEDTINKTKMSILLIQNEIQNIKNVDYQLIEIICSKKNIIILNSILEYLLQNKEIEYNLILDSNECLEKYIINDDLFEKDLFYEKKIENADFRNNDIILQFILYIINIGINEFFLLKKNNKYIMKNKLLKMKIRRKEIEREKKLLKQRKKKLKNPKKENNIEKKEDMYTNWDIESVDKSGYENGRKNGKNGKNGKNGKNGKNSKHGKRGKEQYTSESTDSGQSDSSAYSASNNINRKSITTYNKDKDGVINNNNKSGFKNKLEEEEEMKLSESSYISELYSFTSEYENANDSSVDQNKDGEDGHKKDGHKKDGHNKDSHKKDNRNKDSHKKDNRDKDEEGNDDRDSPDKDSFCFGDLDEFKKIVYEDEFSIESASLKDDLEQFENFENFENFENGENDENSENGENGEQFESLSVDSEDEGKENKDRVYKIKEKIKLLKENRKKFARKIRRINEQIILILCNENMISNIYKCAYINNYKIKIYACIILCYIQNIRELITNKHLQNKYIQNKTNVKGNEKRILAITNIGDKFSEDEDTTYHNLYGVNNNIGKYQNNEIYNCGNIENRQNEEINITDNNSAHDPDYKQNYELGINEKVDASPPDSMIIKKNNKYFICSVEQDYYNYIYKFHIINTLLYYLFNDSCFYEHIFYGVKTFINSQSRIMNLNYFKIKNKKNKKKNKKKKKKKKNIQNDTRNDMRNSSRQDQKSDSTSSYSSDENDKENNSITNISKTNKIKNVNKVGSISSLNSSYSDTEKQKCKNKYKKNSIEEDEGRYTTESAHLDNNDNEVGNEANINLSQNKIVPYTESKIYNHINNVFNYVENLKKLGYLNNIIVNLYMDISNKLKKINFEFLFKIIRNKFEEKRKTINNINKLKKKYEHVNIIYNDYIQLQYEYNKCMNIGDKLYDEFEEIEKKRKKLMKNHKIMHLNVSRYRKDLIQIEKTIEETPYIKNCLNEKLNKIKTNILMYKKDKKKLSLFLILHKIYLDNYNYVYTKLKNMDTFIENLELLGNEFEKNMNLIINEFTYLISNDLVLVNLLKDKLNIIINCEDISMLLKKEKFMYSIDYKICNENNLYIINKGTDLFENQDIYYLRNLPNNTNTSNNNNFINTKYVKNTNIDFADQNEAFSSYGDGNNYDEYKNLDNNISDNINLRTTTTNKWGAQSELVHNLDKDGHNDGHNDGHNVDHNDDHNDDHNVSEYYEQTGKNNTTSQYGEYYEQTGKNNTTSQYGEYYEQTGKNNTTSQYGEYYEQTGKNNTTSQYGEYYEQTGKDEVIGEIGEGIEDNENFHGNGNLDDVTILSDDDDDDDNNNEIKNKIDEFNNFKNIGTYGISPEDIKINNDKISQKQFYEILEILKRRRAHIEKITSPENNHIYKNIHKFNNFLNKCGQKIDMCKKLYSKITQKMSTMGTLSMAKKSESIYKFIREWDDKIEALNEEIKLVEAEKDNKEKEIAIQQKKIEKKENEKQEKKEELGMIVAEMYKHNNKLKKMYKRDEKIILLILYNSWFFYHYIYIIYLNTIKLKNYLSYKISIGEMCQASAKYTIMNINSFSELINEQDY; via the exons atggaagAACATTCATATTACGAGTTTAGGGATAAcctaattataaatattatcagaACGAATGATGTCAATAAACCATTTTACAGCTATACA GAATACATTCTCGAGTTTAAAGTTCTGAACAGTcagaaaattttgaaaaaaagaTTTTCAGATTTCGTAGCTTTTTATGAAAAACTAAAAGATGAGTTGTATACAAAATTTAATGAGAATTTAGAAAAG aTTGCCGTTATTCCAACAAAGAAGGTCTTTGGTAGATTAAACTACAATTTTGTTGAAGA GAGAAGGCAAAAGCTTGAATTGTTTTTGAGAAACGTTACAAAATACAAAAAAGCATATTTGtgtgatattttttatgtgttTTTATCTTTAGACAATATTACAAAATACCTTTATAAGTTAATGTGTACAGAAACTAATGATGCTATAAGCATTGAAAATTTATtgaaacaaataaattatattttattcatgTCAAGAAATAATACGTTGAGAAGCGCAGAATGTGATATaatcaattttttattttatcttaagaataatttaaaattaaataatgatgtaaaattttttattttaaatatttttctccACCATTTAACATATACAAAAAACTCAGAAAATTTATTGAATGTTCCGCTGATGAAGTTTGCTTTTGAGGTTATTTACGATAATTTGAAAG GTAAACAAATCAATGAGATATTGCTAAAGACCGCTTCCGAGATTATCCTTAGAATCGcggataaaaaaaatgaagtatTTTTAGAGTATCTAAAAATCTACAATTTCAAAGAAATTTGttccatttttaatattataaataagaaaaaggaaaaagaaaaaaaaaaaaaacagaaaaaaaaagaaaaaaaaacaaatacacttaaaatagataatatatcatgtaatatatatatattaatttctttactattattatcatctatACATATACCAGAAATTCAAGATTTTTTTTctgtaaaatataataatacaaataaaggAATACAAATTTTAGGATATATGTATGAAAGcctaaatataaatatacaaatcATATGTTGTATAATACTttctttattaattataaataaaaaaataatagatgAAGATAcgataaataaaacaaaaatgtcAATATTGTTAATACAAAATGAAATtcaaaacataaaaaatgtagatTACCAATTAATCGAAATCATATGtagtaaaaaaaacataattatattaaatagcattttagaatatttattacaaaataaagaaatagaaTATAACTTAATATTAGACAGTAATGAATgtttagaaaaatatataattaatgatGATCTGTTTGAAAAAGATTtgttttatgaaaaaaaaatagaaaacgCAGATTTTCGTAATAACGATATAATTttacaatttattttatatattataaatattggcataaatgaattttttttattaaaaaaaaataataaatatattatgaaaaataagttgcttaaaatgaaaataagaaGGAAAGAAATAgagagagaaaaaaaattgttaaaacagagaaaaaaaaagttaaaaaacccaaaaaaagaaaataacatCGAAAAGAAAGAAGATATGTACACAAATTGGGATATTGAAAGTGTTGATAAAAGTGGTTACGAAAATGGcagaaaaaatggaaaaaatggcAAGAATGGCaagaatggaaaaaatggCAAAAATAGCAAACATGGCAAACGTGGCAAAGAACAATATACTTCTGAATCGACAGATTCTGGGCAAAGTGACAGTTCTGCTTATTCTGCTTCTAACAATATTAATCGTAAAAGCATAACAACATATAACAAAGATAAAGATGgtgttataaataataataataaatctggttttaaaaataaacttgaagaagaagaagaaatgAAATTATCGGAAAGTTCCTATATTTCTGAATTGTATTCATTTACTAGCGAATACGAAAATGCAAACGACAGCAGTGTCGACCAAAACAAGGATGGAGAAGATGGTCATAAAAAAGATGGTCATAAAAAAGATGGTCATAACAAAGATAGTCATAAAAAAGATAATCGTAACAAAGACAGTCATAAAAAAGATAATCGTGATAAGGATGAAGAAGGTAATGACGATAGAGATAGTCCTGATAAAGATTCATTTTGTTTTGGCGATCTTGACGAATTTAAGAAAATTGTATACGAAGATGAGTTTAGCATAGAATCGGCAAGCCTAAAAGATGATCTCGAACAGtttgaaaattttgaaaattttgaaaattttgaaaatggGGAAAATGACGAAAATAGCGAAAATGGCGAAAATGGCGAACAGTTTGAATCGCTGAGTGTTGATAGTGAAGATGAGGGAAAAGAGAATAAAGATAgagtatataaaattaaagaaaaaataaaattattaaaagagaATCGAAAAAAATTTGCAAGAAAAATAAGAAGAATAAATGAACAaatcatattaatattatgtaatgaaaatatgataagtaatatatataaatgtgcttatataaataattataaaataaaaatatatgcttGTATAATTCTATgttatattcaaaatattagAGAGCTAATCACAAATAAgcatttacaaaataaatatatacaaaataaaacaaacgTAAAAGGGAATGAGAAAAGGATATTAGCTATAACTAATATTGGAGATAAATTTAGTGAAGATGAAGATACAACttatcataatttatatggagttaataataatattggaAAATAccaaaataatgaaatatataattgtggaaatatagaaaatagacaaaatgaagaaataaatataacagATAATAATAGTGCCCATGATCCagattataaacaaaattatgaatTAGGCATAAATGAAAAAGTAGATGCATCACCTCCAGATtcaatgataataaaaaaaaataataaatattttatatgtagtGTAGAACaagattattataattatatatacaaattccATATTATCAATACattgttatattatttatttaatgattCTTGTTTTTATGAACACATATTTTATGGTGTTAAAACGTTTATTAACAGCCAATCTAGAATTATGAAtcttaattattttaaaatcaaaaataaaaaaaataaaaaaaaaaataaaaaaaaaaaaaaaaaaaaaaaaaacatacaaAATGACACACGAAATGACATGCGAAATTCCAGTAGACAAGATCAGAAATCTGATTCTACAAGTTCCTATTCCagtgatgaaaatgataaagaaaataattcgATTACAAACATATCcaaaacaaacaaaattaaaaatgttaataaagtAGGGTCTATTAGTAGTTTAAACAGTAGCTATAGTGATACCGAAAAACAAAagtgtaaaaataaatataaaaaaaattcaatcGAAGAAGATGAAGGAAGATACACAACAGAGTCAGCACATCTAGACAATAATGATAACGAAGTGGGTAATGAagcaaatataaatttatcacaaaataaaatagtacCATACACAGAgtctaaaatatataaccaTATAAATAACGTTTTCAATTATGTAGAGAATTTGAAAAAACTTGGATATCTTAACAACATTAttgttaatttatatatggatattagtaataaattaaagaaaataaattttgaatttttatttaaaattataagaaataaatttgaagaaaaaagaaaaacaattaacaatataaataaacttaaaaaaaaatatgaacatgttaatattatttataatgattatatacaattacaatatgaatataataaatgtatgAATATTGGagataaattatatgatgaatttgaagaaattgaaaaaaaaagaaaaaaattaatgaaaaatcataaaattaTGCATTTAAATGTAAGTCGTTATAGAAAAGATCTTATTCAAATTGAAAAAACAATTGAAGAGACaccatatattaaaaattgtctaaatgaaaaattaaataaaattaaaacaaatatattaatgtataaaaaagataaaaaaaaattatcactttttttaatattacataaaatatatttagataattataattatgtatatactaaattaaaaaatatggatacaTTTATAGAAAATTTAGAATTGTTAGGAAatgaatttgaaaaaaatatgaacttaataataaatgaatttaCTTATTTAATTTCAAATGATTTAGTTCttgtaaatttattaaaagataaacttaatataataataaattgtgAAGATATATCTAtgcttttaaaaaaagaaaaatttatgtatagtattgattataaaatatgtaatgaaaataatctttatattataaataaaggTACTGATCTTTTTGAAAATCaagatatttattatttaagaAATTTACCAAATAATACTAATACCtcaaataataacaattttattaatacaaaatatgtgaaaaatacaaatattgATTTTGCTGATCAAAATGAAGCTTTTAGTAGTTATGGGGATGgaaataattatgatgaatataaaaatttagataataatatttcagataatataaatttaagaaCAACTACTACTAACAAATGGGGAGCACAATCTGAATTAGTACACAATTTAGACAAAGATGGTCATAATGATGGTCATAATGATGGTCATAATGTTGATCATAATGATGATCATAATGATGATCATAATGTATCAGAATATTATGAACAGacaggaaaaaataatacaactAGCCAATATGGAGAATATTATGAACAGacaggaaaaaataatacaactAGCCAATATGGAGAATATTATGAACAGACAGGAAAAAATAACACAACTAGCCAATATGGAGAATATTATGAACAGACAGGAAAAAATAACACAACTAGCCAATATGGAGAATATTATGAACAGACAGGAAAAGATGAAGTGATAGGAGAAATTGGAGAAGGAATAgaagataatgaaaattttcaTGGAAATGGAAACTTAGATGATGTTACAATATTAAGTGATGATGacgatgatgatgataataataatgaaataaaaaataaaatagatgaatttaacaattttaaaaatataggtACTTATGGTATTTCTCCTGaagatattaaaattaataatgataaaattagTCAAAAACAGTTCTACGAAATATTGGAAATCTTAAAACGTCGAAGAGCACACATTGAAAAAATCACATCCCCTGAaaataatcatatatataaaaacatacATAAATTTAACAACTTCCTAAACAAATGCGGTCAGAAAATA